Proteins encoded in a region of the Elizabethkingia bruuniana genome:
- a CDS encoding ABC transporter permease, producing the protein MKDKVMLLLYEWKHIFRQPRVWVLFFLFFVIGGYAIYSGNALTNKKLEAIDEAKKESVKDYHNTLKAFSDTFTIEKKKQAENAGNPYVIDYRYPRMAFDYPYPLTGLAAGIKDVTPVTEKVNYYTDYAAVDREITNPAILFEGRLDLVYVNLYLIPLLIIVLVYNTLSSEKENGISRLLIVQGGTIKRVLLIKLTFRLSLVFLAAVFLNALGMLLSPSGYPSVWDVFLWFFLLLSYCIFWFSLCFIIISLDRNSVFNLFSCLALWIFLLFLLPLVINKTAQLKNPSELKLLDLQEKDRLISDDVWAMNPKSVTDSFYRNYPQYKSAYTPADTLDNQNDAFFAGYYQIKQNRMKAVVDSLWKNENMANQTAHSLIKYNPVQNTEHLFTLLAHTSRKDYLQYKQDVKDFQRIWQNCFYNRVFSMNKGKRTLSSFSPEELKEIPEFKVKYHEVDLSEFIYGIWSLWLISIVFCAGGLFLIKKIKQ; encoded by the coding sequence ATGAAGGATAAAGTAATGTTGTTATTATACGAATGGAAACATATTTTTCGACAGCCGAGAGTCTGGGTTCTTTTTTTTCTGTTTTTTGTAATTGGAGGTTACGCTATTTATTCCGGGAATGCTTTGACAAATAAGAAGTTGGAAGCTATTGACGAGGCAAAGAAAGAATCTGTTAAAGATTATCATAATACCCTGAAGGCTTTTAGTGATACTTTTACTATTGAGAAAAAAAAGCAGGCAGAAAATGCAGGAAATCCCTATGTAATAGATTATCGATATCCGCGAATGGCCTTTGATTATCCTTATCCGTTAACGGGTTTGGCAGCCGGAATAAAAGATGTAACTCCTGTTACGGAGAAGGTCAATTATTATACAGATTATGCCGCTGTTGACAGGGAGATAACCAACCCTGCTATTCTTTTTGAAGGACGCCTGGATCTTGTGTATGTTAATTTATACCTTATTCCATTGCTCATTATAGTTTTGGTATACAATACTCTTTCTTCGGAAAAAGAAAATGGGATTAGCCGTCTTTTGATTGTTCAGGGCGGAACTATAAAACGTGTATTGCTTATTAAGCTTACGTTTCGTTTAAGCTTAGTTTTTCTGGCTGCAGTCTTTTTAAATGCCTTAGGGATGTTGCTTTCTCCATCTGGATATCCTTCCGTTTGGGATGTCTTTCTTTGGTTCTTTTTGCTGTTGTCATATTGTATTTTTTGGTTTTCTCTGTGTTTTATAATTATTTCTCTGGATAGAAATAGTGTATTTAACCTGTTTTCGTGTCTTGCACTTTGGATTTTTTTATTGTTTCTGTTACCTCTGGTAATTAATAAAACAGCACAGTTGAAAAACCCTTCTGAACTTAAGCTTTTGGATCTCCAGGAGAAAGACAGATTAATAAGTGATGATGTATGGGCAATGAATCCAAAGTCTGTTACTGACAGTTTTTACAGAAATTATCCGCAATATAAATCAGCGTATACTCCGGCAGACACTCTGGACAACCAAAATGATGCATTTTTTGCGGGATACTATCAGATTAAACAAAATCGAATGAAAGCTGTGGTTGATTCCTTATGGAAAAATGAGAATATGGCTAATCAGACAGCTCATAGTTTAATCAAATATAATCCGGTTCAAAATACAGAACATTTGTTCACCCTGCTGGCCCATACCAGCCGGAAAGACTACCTGCAATATAAACAAGATGTTAAAGATTTTCAGCGGATATGGCAAAACTGCTTTTATAACAGAGTTTTTTCGATGAATAAAGGTAAGAGAACATTGTCTTCATTCTCTCCGGAAGAGCTTAAAGAAATACCAGAGTTCAAAGTAAAATACCATGAAGTAGACCTATCGGAGTT